A genomic stretch from Actinomycetota bacterium includes:
- a CDS encoding peptidoglycan DD-metalloendopeptidase family protein: protein MNRSRAYLATFLSLILLLATVVPAPGLTRAQLEQSRQQAAEARERAANAREQAADEQAEADVLRREVDLLDGQMSALTLEIRALQPQIQAANERTTQLNNEVAALREKIAQKEAEIAKVEADHTNQTELLSERLTTTYKQGNEFFLEIIFQAADLRDFIARTTLVQRVMESDREIMLRLEETQANLERIRAEHALALESVEIKRQEAALIENNLRKLNSQRQTALNQQQAAQAQKSTLLAETTANAERLRKLADDEDRESASIEAELRNRMSQGSGTFDGEMAWPTPGFYRVSSGFGHRTHPIFGTRRMHWGIDIAGPGINGEAVVSAEDGVVVSAGHRRGSGVTVIVDHGNGVSTLYAHLLTGSIDVRVGEQVERGQRLASVGSTGFSTGPHLHFEVRINGRPVDPMPYLR from the coding sequence ATGAACCGAAGCCGCGCATATCTTGCGACATTCCTCTCCCTGATATTGTTACTAGCCACCGTCGTTCCGGCGCCTGGCCTTACACGCGCACAGCTTGAGCAGTCCCGTCAGCAGGCCGCCGAAGCACGTGAGCGTGCAGCGAATGCCCGGGAGCAGGCCGCTGATGAACAAGCCGAAGCCGATGTCTTGCGCCGAGAGGTCGATCTGCTCGATGGGCAGATGTCCGCGCTCACCCTGGAAATCCGGGCGCTCCAGCCTCAGATTCAAGCCGCGAACGAGCGCACAACTCAACTGAACAACGAGGTCGCAGCATTGCGGGAGAAGATCGCCCAAAAGGAGGCCGAGATCGCCAAGGTCGAGGCGGACCACACCAATCAGACGGAACTCCTATCTGAACGACTCACCACCACTTACAAGCAAGGCAACGAGTTCTTCCTGGAGATCATTTTCCAGGCTGCTGATCTGAGGGACTTCATCGCACGAACCACGCTCGTTCAGCGGGTGATGGAATCCGACAGGGAGATCATGCTCCGACTGGAGGAGACCCAGGCCAACCTAGAGCGCATCAGAGCCGAACATGCGCTCGCACTTGAATCCGTCGAGATCAAGCGCCAAGAGGCCGCTCTCATCGAGAACAACTTGCGCAAACTAAACTCCCAGCGCCAAACGGCCCTCAACCAGCAACAGGCCGCCCAAGCCCAGAAGTCGACACTCCTTGCCGAGACAACCGCCAATGCTGAGCGTCTCCGCAAACTAGCAGACGACGAGGATCGGGAGTCGGCCAGCATCGAAGCTGAGTTGCGCAACCGCATGTCCCAAGGGTCGGGCACCTTCGACGGTGAGATGGCCTGGCCCACACCCGGGTTCTACAGGGTCTCCTCCGGCTTCGGTCACCGCACTCACCCGATATTCGGTACTAGGCGCATGCACTGGGGCATCGATATCGCCGGCCCCGGAATCAACGGGGAGGCGGTTGTATCTGCCGAAGACGGCGTAGTGGTTTCAGCGGGCCATCGCAGAGGCTCCGGAGTCACGGTCATCGTGGACCACGGCAATGGGGTCTCAACCCTCTACGCTCACCTCTTGACCGGTAGCATCGACGTCCGGGTGGGCGAACAGGTCGAGCGCGGACAGCGCCTGGCTTCCGTGGGCTCCACCGGCTTTTCCACAGGACCCCACCTGCACTTCGAGGTCCGCATCAACGGGAGACCCGTCGACCCGATGCCGTACCTGCGCTAG
- the pth gene encoding aminoacyl-tRNA hydrolase: MSWMIAGLGNPGPEYTRTRHNAGFLVIDSLGEDLSAAYWKNEAGALTSSAVLDGDSLLLVKPLTYMNVSGKAIAKLAAKYEYAVDRIVVVHDDIDIPNGSLRVKAGGGHAGHNGLRSITDELGSEGYIRVRIGVGRPEGRMSGADYVLQPLRGEAWEDLQVSIGQAAECVKHLLAHGVDSAMREFNSKQ, translated from the coding sequence ATGTCATGGATGATCGCGGGCCTTGGTAACCCTGGCCCGGAATACACTCGAACCCGGCATAACGCCGGGTTCTTGGTCATCGACTCGCTCGGCGAGGATCTTTCGGCGGCTTATTGGAAGAACGAGGCGGGTGCGCTGACCTCCTCGGCGGTGCTGGACGGCGATTCTCTACTTCTGGTCAAGCCACTCACCTACATGAATGTGAGTGGGAAGGCGATCGCAAAGCTGGCCGCGAAGTATGAGTATGCTGTCGACCGCATTGTCGTGGTGCACGACGACATCGACATCCCCAACGGCAGCTTGCGGGTCAAAGCGGGGGGCGGCCATGCTGGGCACAACGGACTGCGCTCGATCACCGACGAGCTGGGATCCGAGGGTTACATCAGGGTCAGGATCGGAGTCGGGCGCCCTGAAGGTCGGATGTCGGGAGCTGACTATGTGCTGCAGCCGCTGCGTGGCGAGGCGTGGGAGGACCTGCAGGTATCGATTGGGCAGGCCGCCGAGTGCGTGAAGCACCTACTGGCGCACGGGGTGGATTCGGCGATGCGCGAGTTCAACTCGAAGCAGTAG
- a CDS encoding 50S ribosomal protein L25 produces the protein MTDSTVITALPREVIGKANRRLAKDGLIPAVLYGPGRETIPVSLKRHEFDKFIQSHAGAPGLLELHIAGTAKPVDTMIRQIQRGAIKSEILHVDLLAIRLDRPIQVAVALHFVGDAPGVKEGGIMLHEIREVTVEALPAKLPDFIDVDMSDMELGSTMTVADIVVPKGVTVIDDPAGVICSIAMRSTVSEVEGASVPGEPELVGSGSDSSDKD, from the coding sequence ATGACCGATTCAACGGTGATCACTGCCCTGCCGAGGGAAGTCATCGGAAAAGCCAACCGTCGTCTGGCCAAGGACGGCTTGATTCCCGCCGTTTTGTATGGGCCCGGGCGGGAGACGATTCCTGTCTCTCTGAAGCGGCACGAGTTCGACAAGTTCATCCAAAGCCATGCGGGTGCGCCCGGTTTGCTGGAGCTTCACATCGCGGGTACAGCCAAGCCGGTGGACACGATGATCAGGCAGATCCAGAGGGGCGCCATCAAGAGCGAAATCCTCCATGTGGATCTGTTGGCGATACGGTTGGATCGCCCGATTCAAGTAGCGGTGGCCCTCCACTTCGTTGGCGATGCGCCGGGGGTCAAAGAGGGCGGCATCATGCTTCACGAAATCCGCGAAGTCACCGTGGAGGCACTGCCTGCGAAACTGCCGGATTTCATCGATGTCGATATGTCTGACATGGAGCTCGGTTCGACCATGACTGTAGCCGATATCGTCGTCCCGAAAGGCGTCACGGTCATCGACGATCCAGCGGGTGTCATCTGCTCGATCGCCATGCGCTCCACTGTGAGCGAGGTCGAGGGCGCCTCCGTCCCGGGTGAGCCCGAGTTGGTAGGTTCCGGATCCGACTCTTCGGACAAGGATTAG
- a CDS encoding ribose-phosphate pyrophosphokinase, which produces MMVFSGTSNLELAEGVAKHLGVELGNVRIKEFANGEIYVRFLESVRGADVFLVQSICEPVNSTLMELLIMTDAAKRASARSITAVVSHYGYARQDKKSAAREPITAKLVADLMTTAGVDRVIAMDLHQGQIQGFFNQPVNHLTALPILADYIESLNLDGCVVVSPDVGRVKVCKKLADMLGAELAIMHKGRPQHNVAEITYVIGDVADKVCIVADDIIDTGGSVTEGAKALVNAGARAVYVAATHGIFSAPAYERIEASPITEVIVTNTLPVPKERTGGKIRVLSVAPLLSHAIQNVYCNESVSELFDPDFQL; this is translated from the coding sequence ATGATGGTCTTTTCCGGCACTTCCAACCTTGAGCTTGCCGAAGGAGTCGCCAAGCATCTCGGGGTGGAGCTAGGAAACGTCAGGATCAAGGAGTTCGCCAACGGCGAGATTTACGTGAGGTTCCTCGAATCAGTCCGCGGCGCCGATGTCTTTCTCGTGCAATCCATCTGTGAGCCAGTCAACTCCACCTTGATGGAGCTGTTGATCATGACTGACGCAGCCAAACGGGCGAGCGCGAGGTCGATCACGGCGGTAGTCAGCCACTACGGGTATGCTCGGCAGGACAAGAAATCAGCGGCTCGCGAGCCGATCACAGCCAAGTTGGTGGCCGACCTCATGACAACCGCAGGCGTGGACCGCGTCATCGCCATGGACCTGCATCAGGGACAGATTCAGGGCTTCTTCAACCAGCCGGTGAACCACCTCACCGCCTTGCCGATCCTAGCCGACTACATCGAGTCACTCAATCTTGATGGCTGCGTCGTCGTCTCACCCGACGTCGGTCGGGTCAAAGTGTGTAAGAAACTCGCCGACATGCTCGGTGCTGAGCTTGCGATCATGCACAAGGGCAGGCCACAACATAACGTCGCAGAGATCACGTACGTGATCGGAGATGTCGCCGATAAGGTCTGCATCGTTGCCGACGACATCATCGACACGGGAGGATCGGTCACCGAGGGAGCTAAAGCGCTGGTGAATGCCGGTGCGCGAGCTGTTTATGTCGCCGCCACGCATGGCATCTTCTCGGCGCCAGCCTACGAGCGGATCGAAGCCTCGCCGATCACCGAGGTCATTGTGACCAACACGCTGCCGGTGCCCAAGGAGCGTACCGGCGGGAAGATTCGCGTGTTGTCGGTCGCGCCCCTCCTCTCGCACGCGATCCAAAACGTCTACTGCAACGAGTCGGTTTCGGAGCTCTTCGACCCCGACTTCCAACTCTAG
- the glmU gene encoding bifunctional UDP-N-acetylglucosamine diphosphorylase/glucosamine-1-phosphate N-acetyltransferase GlmU codes for MSAVALILAAGEGTRMRSDLPKVAHRVLGVPMVRLVAESAEKAGCEVVVITGHKAQAVESLLSGVTFVRQECQLGTAHAVLCAKDALAGVEGSLVVLSGDTPLIRPETIRSMIDLREGSSAAVMVLTAEVDDPSGYGRIVRGQDGSMLGIVEHKDATAQQLAIREVNTGTYCFDAQALFEHLDRVGSENSQGEFYLTDMVSLFREEGLGVVSAKVEDAQELLGVNTRVQLAEATAWLQARVNEQHMLAGVTMTDPSTVWIGPEVRIGRDVVIEPMTTILGNTVIEDGCHIGPSSRIEDSEISGAARVDSSVVLSARIGDGATVGPFTYLRPGTVLMEGAKAGAFVEIKNSEVGPDSKVPHLSYIGDATIGRNVNVGAGSITCNYDGARKSKTIIEDGAFVGSDTMLIAPVRIGRDAVTAASSAISSDVPDGALGIERCEQRQVPGWAERRQSRRKGPDDTKE; via the coding sequence ATGTCTGCGGTCGCGCTGATCCTAGCTGCAGGCGAAGGCACACGCATGCGCTCCGACCTGCCGAAAGTCGCCCACCGAGTCCTCGGCGTCCCGATGGTGCGTCTGGTTGCAGAGTCCGCCGAGAAGGCCGGCTGCGAAGTCGTCGTGATCACCGGTCACAAGGCCCAGGCCGTCGAGTCCTTGCTTTCAGGAGTCACCTTCGTGCGACAGGAGTGCCAGCTGGGAACCGCCCACGCTGTGCTATGTGCGAAGGATGCGTTGGCGGGAGTCGAAGGCTCGCTGGTGGTCCTCAGCGGGGACACCCCGCTCATCCGTCCCGAGACGATCCGGTCGATGATCGATCTTCGCGAGGGTTCTTCGGCGGCCGTCATGGTGCTTACCGCCGAGGTCGACGACCCTTCGGGCTACGGGCGCATCGTCCGGGGCCAGGACGGCAGCATGCTCGGCATCGTCGAGCACAAGGACGCCACCGCACAGCAGCTTGCGATCCGCGAAGTCAACACAGGGACCTACTGCTTCGACGCTCAGGCGCTCTTCGAGCATCTGGATCGCGTCGGCTCTGAGAACTCGCAGGGCGAATTCTACCTGACAGACATGGTGTCGCTCTTCCGCGAGGAGGGGTTGGGTGTCGTATCGGCGAAGGTCGAAGACGCGCAGGAGCTCCTGGGCGTCAACACCCGCGTCCAACTTGCCGAGGCAACCGCATGGCTGCAGGCGCGAGTCAACGAGCAGCACATGCTCGCGGGAGTCACGATGACCGATCCGTCCACAGTCTGGATCGGCCCCGAGGTCAGGATCGGGCGGGATGTCGTGATCGAACCAATGACGACCATCCTTGGGAACACTGTGATCGAGGACGGATGTCACATCGGTCCTTCTAGCCGGATCGAGGATTCCGAAATCAGCGGCGCAGCCAGGGTGGACTCGTCGGTGGTGCTGTCCGCGCGAATCGGCGACGGCGCGACTGTAGGTCCGTTCACCTATCTGCGTCCCGGTACCGTGCTGATGGAAGGCGCGAAAGCGGGTGCTTTCGTCGAGATCAAGAACTCCGAGGTCGGACCAGATTCCAAGGTCCCGCACCTCTCGTACATCGGCGACGCTACGATCGGGCGGAACGTCAACGTCGGAGCGGGGAGCATCACTTGCAACTACGACGGCGCGCGTAAATCCAAGACCATCATTGAGGACGGCGCCTTCGTCGGGTCTGATACCATGCTGATAGCACCCGTGCGCATCGGACGTGATGCGGTCACGGCGGCAAGCTCTGCGATATCCTCGGATGTGCCCGATGGCGCACTTGGGATAGAGCGCTGTGAGCAGCGGCAAGTCCCAGGTTGGGCCGAGCGGCGCCAGAGTCGACGCAAGGGTCCGGACGACACAAAGGAGTGA
- a CDS encoding SpoVG family protein, giving the protein MNITKVVLRPVAMHKVCALASIVIDDAFVIHDLRIVNGDKGLFVAMPSRRLPTGKFRDVCHPVDTETRLQIQQVVLDQFQQEGGLAAFREAVC; this is encoded by the coding sequence ATGAACATTACGAAGGTGGTATTGCGACCGGTGGCGATGCACAAGGTGTGCGCACTGGCGAGTATCGTGATCGATGACGCTTTCGTCATACATGACCTTAGGATCGTGAACGGGGACAAGGGTTTGTTCGTGGCAATGCCCTCGAGGCGTCTTCCTACGGGCAAGTTCCGGGATGTCTGCCATCCGGTCGACACAGAGACCCGTCTCCAGATACAGCAGGTCGTTCTCGATCAGTTCCAACAGGAGGGCGGGCTGGCGGCATTTCGCGAAGCCGTTTGCTGA
- a CDS encoding nucleotidyltransferase family protein, with protein sequence MKVDAVVLAGGAGEVIDPDARFKGLLPIAGKPMVEWVVDALKEAPSIAEVAVVVPTAEDLGLWVNKVDKLVVADQAFFKNILAGLGAFRSDRPALIITGDLPALCSEDIEDFIAAALATNADFVYPLVRKQDMIEQFPGSKRTYIRLVEGEITGGNMMLVNPQLGERNKIIGQKLFDTRKSALRMAGALGFSFVVKLVTGRLRVVDVEKKMTQLLGGPGAAVFSARAAIGADVDKPIDVIVAEKVLYARSGRS encoded by the coding sequence ATGAAAGTGGACGCAGTCGTTCTGGCAGGAGGGGCCGGAGAGGTCATCGATCCGGATGCAAGGTTCAAGGGATTGCTGCCCATCGCCGGAAAACCGATGGTTGAGTGGGTCGTTGATGCGCTGAAAGAAGCCCCCAGCATCGCCGAAGTCGCCGTAGTGGTCCCCACTGCAGAGGATTTGGGCCTCTGGGTGAACAAGGTCGACAAACTCGTCGTCGCCGATCAGGCGTTCTTCAAGAACATCCTCGCGGGCTTGGGGGCCTTTCGCAGCGATCGACCTGCGCTGATCATCACGGGAGATCTACCCGCGTTGTGTTCGGAGGACATCGAGGACTTCATCGCAGCGGCCCTAGCGACCAACGCTGATTTCGTCTACCCGCTGGTCCGAAAGCAAGACATGATCGAGCAGTTCCCCGGGAGTAAGCGAACTTACATCCGTTTGGTCGAGGGTGAAATCACCGGCGGCAACATGATGTTGGTGAATCCTCAGCTCGGGGAGCGCAACAAAATCATCGGGCAGAAACTGTTCGACACCAGGAAGTCGGCGCTGCGCATGGCCGGGGCACTAGGATTCAGCTTCGTGGTCAAACTCGTGACGGGCCGACTCCGAGTCGTCGACGTCGAGAAGAAGATGACCCAGCTTCTAGGGGGGCCAGGGGCTGCGGTCTTCTCGGCAAGAGCTGCCATAGGCGCTGATGTCGACAAGCCCATCGATGTCATCGTCGCCGAGAAGGTCTTGTACGCGAGAAGTGGCAGGAGCTAG
- the ispE gene encoding 4-(cytidine 5'-diphospho)-2-C-methyl-D-erythritol kinase: MTFEIATEAPAKINLYLGVGDVRSDGYHEVTTVMQTLALGDSLRCHPAGCLDVVVEPDIGVPAEENLIYKAAVAICAALDRAPNFRIEVVKRIPHGAGLGGGSSNAAATLRMLARHFGIAPDSPMLREVARSLGADVAFFLGGGTALLGGRGDELQTRLPTPELDVVLIKPEDSISTAVAYKTFDDIGSSASGDQARLLDACERNDRLAVAQSIHNDFNDAAIHLCPEIAGVLDVCASHHGALGCAVSGSGSAVFAICADAQVAELLARKAQDRGWWSAPTHTTSTIPPVAYEGASA; the protein is encoded by the coding sequence ATGACTTTTGAGATTGCGACCGAGGCACCTGCAAAGATCAATCTCTATCTCGGTGTCGGAGACGTGCGCTCTGATGGATACCACGAGGTCACGACTGTGATGCAGACGCTGGCTTTGGGTGACTCGCTCAGATGTCATCCCGCCGGGTGCCTCGATGTGGTTGTCGAGCCGGACATCGGTGTTCCGGCGGAGGAGAACCTTATCTACAAGGCCGCCGTCGCAATTTGTGCAGCGCTGGACAGGGCGCCCAACTTTCGCATCGAGGTCGTGAAGCGCATCCCTCACGGGGCAGGTCTCGGCGGAGGCAGCTCAAATGCTGCGGCTACTCTGCGGATGCTTGCTCGGCACTTCGGCATTGCGCCGGATTCACCAATGCTGCGAGAGGTGGCTCGCTCCCTAGGGGCAGACGTAGCTTTCTTCCTCGGCGGCGGCACCGCGCTTCTCGGCGGTAGGGGCGATGAACTCCAGACTCGACTGCCCACTCCCGAACTCGATGTCGTCCTGATCAAGCCAGAGGATTCGATATCGACCGCGGTCGCATACAAGACCTTCGACGATATCGGTTCGTCGGCGAGCGGTGATCAGGCGCGACTGCTTGATGCATGCGAACGCAACGATCGGCTTGCAGTCGCGCAGAGCATCCACAACGACTTCAACGATGCGGCCATCCATCTGTGCCCCGAGATCGCCGGCGTGCTCGATGTGTGCGCCTCACACCATGGGGCGCTTGGTTGCGCGGTCAGCGGGAGCGGCTCTGCGGTATTCGCGATCTGCGCCGATGCCCAAGTGGCTGAGCTTCTGGCCAGGAAGGCCCAAGACCGCGGTTGGTGGTCAGCACCGACACATACGACCTCGACCATCCCGCCTGTCGCATACGAAGGAGCTTCCGCATGA
- a CDS encoding Veg family protein: MEVTEQIMRVGRIRTDLEAMMGTRMRLRANMGRSKIVEREGVLEQTHPALFVVKVEEKRQRTARVSYSYVDVLTGTVELTDCDNGESLLPWLN; encoded by the coding sequence ATGGAAGTAACCGAGCAGATCATGCGTGTAGGAAGAATCCGAACCGATCTTGAAGCCATGATGGGAACCCGCATGCGCCTTCGGGCCAACATGGGTCGCTCCAAGATCGTAGAGCGTGAGGGGGTCCTTGAGCAGACGCACCCGGCACTGTTCGTCGTCAAGGTCGAGGAGAAAAGGCAGCGTACAGCACGTGTGTCCTATAGCTACGTTGACGTTCTGACCGGCACGGTCGAGCTCACGGACTGCGACAACGGCGAGAGCCTTCTTCCCTGGCTGAACTGA
- the rsmA gene encoding 16S rRNA (adenine(1518)-N(6)/adenine(1519)-N(6))-dimethyltransferase RsmA, whose protein sequence is MATHSRLASPASTLAVLKANDLYTKKSLGQHFLVDDNVVGRILELAALSGTEAVLEIGPGIGTLTVALCSKAGQVVAVERDDRLIPILKRLQAESGNLIVVHSDALKVDVAGLMTPAGPPTTLVANLPYNIAATVLLDLFLEVPTLRSAVVMVQSEVADRIAASPGSKQYGAYTVKLGFLARPAGRFQVPRSCFMPPPNVDSSVIRLERVGSSADIADLESIFAAVQAAFSHRRKTLRNSLRAGLSADIAHIDEALTASGIDGNLRAETLGTDDFVELARALAEYRLLP, encoded by the coding sequence GTGGCAACTCACTCCCGCTTGGCCTCCCCGGCCTCGACGCTCGCCGTTCTCAAGGCCAACGACCTCTACACCAAGAAATCGCTCGGGCAGCACTTCTTGGTCGACGACAACGTCGTTGGCAGGATATTGGAGCTTGCAGCTCTCTCTGGAACCGAGGCCGTGCTCGAGATCGGCCCAGGCATCGGGACACTTACCGTCGCTTTGTGCTCAAAAGCCGGTCAGGTCGTTGCGGTGGAGCGCGACGATCGCCTCATCCCGATTCTAAAACGGCTGCAAGCCGAGTCAGGCAACCTGATTGTCGTCCACAGCGACGCCCTCAAGGTGGATGTCGCTGGCCTCATGACCCCCGCTGGCCCACCGACCACACTCGTAGCCAACCTGCCCTACAACATCGCTGCGACCGTGTTACTCGACCTGTTCCTCGAGGTCCCGACCTTGAGATCCGCAGTGGTGATGGTCCAGTCAGAGGTAGCCGACCGCATCGCGGCATCGCCCGGATCGAAGCAGTACGGCGCCTACACGGTCAAGCTGGGCTTCCTGGCCCGTCCTGCCGGTCGCTTCCAGGTCCCACGGTCGTGCTTCATGCCCCCTCCCAACGTGGACTCCTCGGTCATCCGCTTGGAGCGAGTCGGTTCTTCGGCGGATATCGCTGACCTCGAGTCGATTTTTGCGGCCGTACAAGCGGCCTTCTCGCATCGCCGAAAGACGCTGCGCAACTCGCTGCGAGCCGGACTTTCGGCGGATATCGCTCACATCGACGAGGCCTTGACCGCCTCAGGAATCGACGGGAATCTTCGTGCCGAGACGCTTGGTACCGACGATTTTGTGGAGCTGGCTCGGGCGCTAGCAGAATACCGCCTTTTACCTTGA
- a CDS encoding 3D domain-containing protein: protein MGVEPDRPAGFLKTYQFVAVFITLVVLALSIAGFTWAQDEVTLIIDGEPRQIETQAETVGVLLEQAGVDLSCSHLVTPSQDSPVSEGMTIVVREATPVSISMDDERVEIDVVGATVIEALVAAGIQPGDDLRVIPALTTTLTAGLDITVSEVVTRVVEEPVALPYEQVERADASRPAGQTEVVTEGVPGEVVRTYHVVMVDGEFSEKRFVAERVVRQPVDEVVERGTRPRVAPASFTRTSSSSSRSAEGDRLTVTATAYAPGVNGVGTRTATGARAQRGIIAVDPRVIPLGTRLYVPGYGYGIAADTGGAIKGNKIDLCFDTEAEAIAWGRRTVTIIILQ, encoded by the coding sequence ATGGGAGTAGAGCCGGATAGACCGGCCGGATTCCTGAAAACGTACCAGTTTGTCGCAGTCTTCATCACACTAGTCGTACTCGCACTCAGTATCGCCGGATTCACTTGGGCACAAGACGAGGTCACCCTCATAATCGATGGTGAGCCCCGACAGATCGAGACACAGGCCGAGACCGTCGGCGTTCTGCTCGAGCAGGCAGGCGTAGACCTGTCATGCAGCCATCTGGTGACTCCATCCCAAGACTCGCCTGTCAGCGAGGGAATGACGATCGTTGTTCGCGAGGCCACACCGGTATCCATCTCGATGGACGACGAGCGCGTCGAAATCGATGTGGTCGGAGCGACGGTCATTGAAGCACTTGTAGCCGCGGGAATTCAGCCGGGCGATGACCTGAGAGTCATCCCCGCACTCACCACGACACTCACGGCCGGATTGGACATCACTGTTAGCGAGGTTGTCACCCGGGTCGTCGAGGAACCCGTTGCGCTTCCATACGAGCAGGTCGAGCGTGCCGATGCCTCCAGGCCAGCAGGTCAGACCGAAGTCGTCACTGAGGGCGTTCCCGGTGAGGTAGTGCGGACCTATCACGTCGTGATGGTGGACGGGGAGTTCTCGGAGAAGCGTTTCGTTGCCGAGAGAGTCGTTCGACAGCCTGTCGATGAAGTGGTCGAACGCGGTACTCGCCCCAGGGTGGCACCCGCCTCGTTCACGCGGACCTCGAGCAGTTCCAGCCGATCCGCCGAAGGCGATAGGTTGACGGTCACCGCTACAGCGTACGCGCCAGGAGTCAACGGAGTCGGAACGCGCACTGCTACCGGCGCCAGAGCCCAGCGGGGCATCATCGCCGTCGACCCTAGGGTCATCCCCTTGGGCACCAGGCTCTACGTTCCCGGGTACGGCTACGGGATCGCCGCCGATACTGGCGGTGCGATCAAGGGCAACAAGATCGACTTGTGCTTTGACACGGAAGCCGAAGCCATCGCCTGGGGTCGTCGCACCGTGACCATCATCATCCTCCAATAG